In Xyrauchen texanus isolate HMW12.3.18 chromosome 23, RBS_HiC_50CHRs, whole genome shotgun sequence, a genomic segment contains:
- the LOC127617134 gene encoding xaa-Pro aminopeptidase 2-like produces the protein MDFSGWRLAVCLVVLGGSRHAVWAEEGLGSERNCSVIPPYLPPTAVNTSLRLQDLRAAMSPLNVSAYILPATDSHLSEYIAPRDARLAWMSGFTGSAGTAVITQSKAVLWTDSRYWIQAERQMDCNWELERDVSIRIITNWLIKEIPEGHQVGFDPFLFSVDTFDVYNTNLAPSGRILKSMPDNLVDKIWTDRPSLPPDNPTRLPDSIIERTWPMKVEQIRAQMNDNPYKPTAVLLSALDETAWLFNLRGNDIPFNPFFYSYTLLTMDEIWLFVHTERITEELKEYLNTSCYQANCVQLLEYSSVRSYLQSYLQRPNVRVWVGTEYTNQALYELITLEENLLTSTYSPVLITKAVKDATEQRILKEAHVRDAVAVMQLLLWLEKKVPEGKETELTAAHFVNQCRSKQKNSRGSSFETISASGPNAALAHYSPSNETARKLTVDEMYLVDSGGQYLDGTTDITRTVHWGVPTDFQKEAYTRVLMGNIEISRTIFSAGTRGVNIEMLGRRALWEIGLNYGHGTGHGVGNYFGVHEWPVGFQSNNIPFQEGMFTSIEPGYYKENDFGIRIEDIALTIPATTKYGNNYLTFETVSLVPYDRNLIDTSLLSPEQLHWLNTYYETIRSVVGPELEKQGLKEEHAWMMKHTAPFLTAKSSAVISSVTLLSTLLPSALLYHLL, from the exons ATGGACTTCTCAGGTTGGAGACTGGCTGTATGTCTTGTGGTTCttggag GCAGCAGACATGCAGTGTGGGCTGAGGAAGGGCTGGGCAGCGAGAGGAACTGTTCTGTAATTCCTCCG TATCTGCCACCAACAGCTGTAAACACATCACTGAGGCTTCAAGATCTCAGGGCAGCCATGAGTCCTTTGAATGTCTCTGCCTACATCCTCCCTGCGACAGATTCTCATCTG AGTGAGTATATCGCCCCTAGAGATGCAAGGTTGGCCTGGATGTCTGGTTTCACTGGCTCTGCAG GCACAGCAGTTATTACACAAAGTAAGGCAGTTTTGTGGACTGACAGCCGCTACTGGATTCAGGCAGAGAGACAAATGGACTGTAACTGGGAGCTAGAGAGAGATG TCTCCATTCGCATCATAACCAACTGGCTGATCAAAGAGATCCCTGAGGGACATCAGGTTGGCTTTGACCCATTCCTCTTCTCTGTAG ACACATTTGATGTTTACAACACCAACCTGGCTCCATCAGGCCGGATCCTGAAATCTATGCCTGATAACCTGGTTGATAAAATATGGACAGATCGACCTTCTCTGCCTCCTGACAACCCTACACGCTTACCTGACAGTATCATCG AGAGGACTTGGCCGATGAAAGTTGAGCAGATACGGGCCCAAATGAATGACAATCCATACAAGCCCACCGCTGTGCTGCTTTCAGCTTTGGATGAGACGGCAT GGCTGTTTAATCTACGAGGCAACGACATCCCATTCAATCCATTCTTCTATTCCTACACTCTGCTAACAATGGATGAAATATG GCTCTTTGTGCATACTGAGCGAATAACCGAAGAATTAAAGGAGTATCTGAATACGTCATGCTACCAGGCCAACTGTGTGCAGCTTCTTGAATACAGCTCTGTGCGCTCATACCTACAGTCATATCTACAGAGACCCAATGTGAGGGTGTGGGTGGGTACAGAGTACACCAACCAGGCCTTGTATGAGCTCATTACTCTTGAG GAAAATCTACTGACCAGCACTTACTCTCCAGTGCTGATCACAAAAGCAGTGAAAGATGCGACAGAGCAACGTATTCTCAAAGAGGCTCAC GTAAGGGACGCAGTCGCAGTCATGCAGCTTCTGCTGTGGCTTGAGAAGAAAGTCCCCGAGGGCAAAGAGACAGAGCTTACGGCAGCACATTTTGTCAATCAGTGTCGCAG TAAGCAAAAGAACAGCAGAGGGTCAAGTTTTGAGACCATTTCTGCAAGTGGACCTAATGCTGCTCTTGCCCATTACAG TCCGTCTAATGAAACTGCAAGAAAGTTAACGGTGGATGAGATGTATCTTGTTGACTCTGGAGGACAGTATCT GGATGGCACAACGGATATCACGCGTACTGTGCACTGGGGTGTGCCCACTGACTTTCAAAAG GAGGCATACACAAGGGTGCTCATGGGAAATATTGAAATTTCAAGAACCATCTTTTCTGCTGGAACAAGAG GTGTGAATATTGAGATGCTGGGACGAAGGGCATTATGGGAAATTGGTTTAAACTATGGTCATGGCACAGGTCATGGTGTGGGAAACTACTTTGGAGTCCATGAAT GGCCTGTGGGATTTCAGTCCAAtaatattccatttcaagagggGATGTTTACATCAATAG AACCTGGTTATTACAAGGAGAATGACTTTGGTATAAGAATAGAGGACATCGCTCTCACTATTCCAGCTACCACAAAG TATGGCAACAATTATCTGACTTTTGAAACTGTTTCACTGGTGCCTTATGACAGAAACCTAATAGACACATCTCTTCTTAGCCCTGAGCAG CTCCACTGGTTGAACACATACTACGAGACCATTCGCAGTGTGGTGGGCCCCGAGCTGGAGAAGCAGGGGCTGAAGGAGGAGCATGCTTGGATGATGAAGCATACAGCACCCTTCCTTACAGCTAAATCCTCAGCTGTCATCTCCTCAGTTACACTGTTATCAACACTGCTGCCCTCTGCCTTACTGTATCATCTGCTTTAA